One Dermatophagoides farinae isolate YC_2012a chromosome 1, ASM2471394v1, whole genome shotgun sequence genomic region harbors:
- the LOC124492883 gene encoding cytosol aminopeptidase isoform X2 produces the protein MKNKATLIGVFENSNNKDAFVFTPSAEKINSSIDGIIEKQLNIVGPVKKCKVRILYDVSPELPIVGVVGLGPENAAYNELEELDEKAENIRSAIATGVRSLRDLGSVEEINVDGCLNPKAASEGANLGLYYFDELKAAALKKSQVKLHLLSNEISDESQWDSGVLLSNGQNLCRNLMENPANIMTPTKFAKIASDTLSKLGVTVHVRDKAWAESMKMGSFLSVAKGSDEPPIFLEVHYNNAPDTKPLVFVGKGITFDSGGISLKSSSNMDKMRADMGGAANVLSTIYTLASKKSPVNIIGLMPLCENLPSGRANKPGDVVTAMNGKTIQVDNTDAEGRLILADGLCYAHQFKPFLIMDIATLTGAISVALGSSATGVFSTSNKYWTMLQKCGVETGDRMWRMPLFNHFTKQTTDSQLADLCNIGKYAGQGGSCIAAAFLREFVTCNSWVHFDIAGVMDNKDEVAYLSKGMSGRPLRTLVKFIEEIFENKAF, from the exons atg aaaaacaagGCTACACTTATTGGCGTGTTtgaaaacagcaacaataaaGATGCTTTCGTATTTACACCAAGCGCCGAAAAGATCAATTCATCGATTGAtggaatcattgaaaaacaattgaatat tGTTGGACCAGTGAAAAAATGCAAAGTTCGTATCCTCTATGATGTCAGTCCCGAATTACCTATCGTTGGTGTTGTTGGTCTTGGCCCAGAAAATGCTGCTTACAATGAATTGGAAGAACTGGATGAAAAAGCTGAAAATATTCGTTCAGCTATAGCTACTGGTGTACGATCATTACGTGATCTTGGATCCGTTGAAGAAATTAACGTTGATGGTTGCTTGAATCCAAAAGCAGCATCTGAAGGTGCTAATCTTGGTCTTTATTATTTCGATGAATTGAAAGCAGctgcattgaaaaaatcacaagTTAAACTTCATTTActatcaaatgaaatttccgATGAAAGTCAATGGGATTCCGGTGTTTTGTTATCGAATGGTCAGAATCTTTGCCGTAACTTGATGGAAAATCCTGCAAATATAATGACACCGACCAAATTTGCGAAAATTGCAAGCGATACTTTGTCCAAATTAGGTGTTACCGTACATGTTCGAGATAAAGCATGGGCtgaatcgatgaaaatgGGTTCATTTTTGAGTGTTGCAAAAGGCTCAGATGAACCACCAATTTTCCTTGAA gTTCATTATAATAACGCACCTGATACAAAACCCCTTGTTTTTGTAGGCAAAGGTATCACTTTCGATAGTGGTGGaatatcattgaaatcatcatccaatatgGATAAAATGCGTGCTGATATGGGTGGTGCTGCTAATGTTTTAAGTACCATATATACATTGGCCAGCAAGAAATCACCGGTCAACATTATCG GACTGATGCCATTATGTGAAAATTTGCCAAGCGGACGAGCCAACAAACCTGGTGATGTTGTCACTGCAATGAATGGTAAAACTATTCAGGTTGATAATACCGATGCTGAAGGACGTTTGATTTTGGCCGATGGTCTTTGTTACGCACATCAATTCAAACCATTCTTAATCATGGATATTGCAACATTGACCGGTGCCATTAGTGTTGCATTAGGTTCATCAGCTACCGGTGTGTTTTCCacatcaaacaaatattgGACAATGTTACAAAAATGTGGTGTAGAAACTGGTGATCGTATGTGGCGTATGccattattcaatcattttaccAAACAGACAACCGACAGTCAATTGGCCGATCTTTGTAATATTGGCAAATATGCTGGACAAGGTGGTAGTTGTATTGCTGCCGCTTTTCTTCGTGAATTTGTTACCTGTAATTCTTGGGTACATTTCGATATTGCTGGTGTAATGGATAACAAAGATGAGGTAGCTTACTTGTCCAAAGGAATGTCTGGCCGACCATTACGTACATTGGTCAAATttattgaagaaatttttgaaaacaaagcATTTTga
- the MED28 gene encoding mediator complex subunit 28 — translation MSLIDDFENSFQACMAPITNPISSHVLDNDELKANVDNIQRFLDISQQIESFFIRKRAILSEQKPEITLNEEINELKLEINRKDVLLNNYYEKLNMWSNMVNEALTGKIMHPNIGNNNMMMTETVNKIIPGQQQPPPPMRLGPTAMSIPMPMNPNSMQNVPSPLIRSQQSGAGSAGTSGMMLSNVPQMGPNTSHLQSSSGGVYNPMQYASNQNPLANLERTTAHIGMNDNRR, via the coding sequence GCTTGTATGGCTCCAATCACAAATCCAATATCATCGCATGTattggataatgatgaattgaaagcCAATGTGGATAATATTCAGCGGTTTTTAGATATATCACAACaaattgaaagttttttcatCCGTAAACGAGCAATACTTTCGGAACAAAAACCTGAAATCACTTTGAATGAAGAGATAAATGAACTTAAATTGGAAATCAATCGTAAAGATGTGCTgttgaataattattatgaaaaattgaatatgtGGTCCAATATGGTTAATGAAGCATTGACTGGCAAAATAATGCATCCAAAtattggtaataataatatgatgatgacggaaactgttaataaaattataccaggacaacaacaaccaccaccaccaatgcGTTTAGGTCCGACAGCAATGTCGATTCCAATGCCGATGAATCCAAATAGTATGCAAAATGTACCAAGTCCTTTGATACGATCACAACAAAGTGGTGCTGGTAGTGCCGGTACATCAGGCATGATGTTAAGTAATGTTCCTCAAATGGGACCAAATACATCACATCTTCAATCATCAAGTGGTGGTGTATACAATCCAATGCAATATGCATCGAACCAAAATCCATTGGCTAATTTGGAACGTACAACCGCACATAttggaatgaatgataatcgtAGATAG
- the LOC124492883 gene encoding cytosol aminopeptidase isoform X1, with protein sequence MLNCLLKQSSNRIDAIIKPLVFKRNFTIQNSHLFLCCRQILNIRPIIQLNNNQKFAIHTTTSSLIMKNKATLIGVFENSNNKDAFVFTPSAEKINSSIDGIIEKQLNIVGPVKKCKVRILYDVSPELPIVGVVGLGPENAAYNELEELDEKAENIRSAIATGVRSLRDLGSVEEINVDGCLNPKAASEGANLGLYYFDELKAAALKKSQVKLHLLSNEISDESQWDSGVLLSNGQNLCRNLMENPANIMTPTKFAKIASDTLSKLGVTVHVRDKAWAESMKMGSFLSVAKGSDEPPIFLEVHYNNAPDTKPLVFVGKGITFDSGGISLKSSSNMDKMRADMGGAANVLSTIYTLASKKSPVNIIGLMPLCENLPSGRANKPGDVVTAMNGKTIQVDNTDAEGRLILADGLCYAHQFKPFLIMDIATLTGAISVALGSSATGVFSTSNKYWTMLQKCGVETGDRMWRMPLFNHFTKQTTDSQLADLCNIGKYAGQGGSCIAAAFLREFVTCNSWVHFDIAGVMDNKDEVAYLSKGMSGRPLRTLVKFIEEIFENKAF encoded by the exons ATGTTGAATTGCCTGCTTAAACAAAGTTCGAACCGGATTGATGCAATAATCAAACCATTAGTATTTAAAAGAAATTTTACGATACAAAATTCTCATTTGTTTCTATGTTGTCGACAAATCCTTAATATTAGAccaataattcaattgaataacaatcaaaaatttgcTATCCATACTACTACATCATCGTTAATaatg aaaaacaagGCTACACTTATTGGCGTGTTtgaaaacagcaacaataaaGATGCTTTCGTATTTACACCAAGCGCCGAAAAGATCAATTCATCGATTGAtggaatcattgaaaaacaattgaatat tGTTGGACCAGTGAAAAAATGCAAAGTTCGTATCCTCTATGATGTCAGTCCCGAATTACCTATCGTTGGTGTTGTTGGTCTTGGCCCAGAAAATGCTGCTTACAATGAATTGGAAGAACTGGATGAAAAAGCTGAAAATATTCGTTCAGCTATAGCTACTGGTGTACGATCATTACGTGATCTTGGATCCGTTGAAGAAATTAACGTTGATGGTTGCTTGAATCCAAAAGCAGCATCTGAAGGTGCTAATCTTGGTCTTTATTATTTCGATGAATTGAAAGCAGctgcattgaaaaaatcacaagTTAAACTTCATTTActatcaaatgaaatttccgATGAAAGTCAATGGGATTCCGGTGTTTTGTTATCGAATGGTCAGAATCTTTGCCGTAACTTGATGGAAAATCCTGCAAATATAATGACACCGACCAAATTTGCGAAAATTGCAAGCGATACTTTGTCCAAATTAGGTGTTACCGTACATGTTCGAGATAAAGCATGGGCtgaatcgatgaaaatgGGTTCATTTTTGAGTGTTGCAAAAGGCTCAGATGAACCACCAATTTTCCTTGAA gTTCATTATAATAACGCACCTGATACAAAACCCCTTGTTTTTGTAGGCAAAGGTATCACTTTCGATAGTGGTGGaatatcattgaaatcatcatccaatatgGATAAAATGCGTGCTGATATGGGTGGTGCTGCTAATGTTTTAAGTACCATATATACATTGGCCAGCAAGAAATCACCGGTCAACATTATCG GACTGATGCCATTATGTGAAAATTTGCCAAGCGGACGAGCCAACAAACCTGGTGATGTTGTCACTGCAATGAATGGTAAAACTATTCAGGTTGATAATACCGATGCTGAAGGACGTTTGATTTTGGCCGATGGTCTTTGTTACGCACATCAATTCAAACCATTCTTAATCATGGATATTGCAACATTGACCGGTGCCATTAGTGTTGCATTAGGTTCATCAGCTACCGGTGTGTTTTCCacatcaaacaaatattgGACAATGTTACAAAAATGTGGTGTAGAAACTGGTGATCGTATGTGGCGTATGccattattcaatcattttaccAAACAGACAACCGACAGTCAATTGGCCGATCTTTGTAATATTGGCAAATATGCTGGACAAGGTGGTAGTTGTATTGCTGCCGCTTTTCTTCGTGAATTTGTTACCTGTAATTCTTGGGTACATTTCGATATTGCTGGTGTAATGGATAACAAAGATGAGGTAGCTTACTTGTCCAAAGGAATGTCTGGCCGACCATTACGTACATTGGTCAAATttattgaagaaatttttgaaaacaaagcATTTTga